A genomic window from Osmerus eperlanus chromosome 5, fOsmEpe2.1, whole genome shotgun sequence includes:
- the LOC134021258 gene encoding hyaluronidase-5-like: protein MNLPGVTVGGLHFLNLLLLTTVLHTTKALPKTDTPVVSDYPFLFMWNAPTELCETRFSIGLDLSYFQLVSSTLKTATNQSISIFYTDRFGIFPYVDEDTGEMYDEGLPQLIDFQEHRELAEDDIEYYIPKDQPGLAILDFEEWRPQWIRNWGRKDIYRQMSIEIVKTKNPLLSDDEAEDRAKMVFEKAAKRYFIRSLRLGIRLRPNRLWGYYLYPDCYNYDYNQDKEHYSGSCPDIEKERNDELMWLWKESTTLFPSIYLELILRDSYQARLYVRHRIQEAMRVSVLPNQNYSIPVYAYIRPVYKDSIDDYMSEYDLVNTVGEAAALGAAGVVSWGDMNVTDSEDSCFNARQHLDTTMNPYILNVSMATRLCSEALCQAKGRCVRKIWDRDDYLHLDPQRYQIKRYRNGELAVKGEMSQEDVDWFAEKFDCLCYSEDPCQFPVTLNTIPMFKNTQPNHSNNSHLSNVLLLAMIGLSMCFAAM from the exons ATGAATCTGCCCGGTGTTACAGTAGGTGGACTTCACTTCCTAAACTTACTCCTCCTAACAACTGTACTGCACACCACCAAGGCCCTTCCTAAAACAGACACACCTGTGGTTTCCGACTATCCCTTTCTGTTCATGTGGAACGCCCCCACAGAACTCTGTGAGACGAGATTTAGCATTGGCCTCGACTTGTCCTACTTCCAGTTAGTGAGCAGCACTTTGAAGACTGCAACCAACCAAAGTATCTCCATATTCTACACTGACCGTTTTGGCATCTTCCCCTACGTGGACGAAGACACCGGAGAAATGTATGATGAAGGCCTTCCCCAACTCATCGATTTCCAGGAACACCGCGAGCTAGCTGAAGATGACATTGAATATTACATCCCTAAAGACCAACCAGGCCTTGCCATTCTGGACTTTGAGGAATGGCGGCCTCAATGGATCCGCAACTGGGGGAGAAAGGACATCTATCGGCAAATGTCAATCGAGATCGTCAAAACCAAGAATCCACTGTTGTCTGATGATGAAGCTGAAGACAGAGCCAAGATGGTGTTTGAGAAAGCAGCGAAGAGATACTTCATCCGATCTCTCCGTCTCGGGATCAGACTCAGGCCTAACAGGCTTTGGGGGTACTATCTGTACCCAGACTGCTACAACTATGACTACAACCAAGATAAGGAACATTATTCCGGAAGTTGTCCCGATATTGAGAAGGAAAGGAACGACGAACTGATGTGGCTTTGGAAAGAGTCCACCactctctttccatccatctatctcgAGCTGATACTCAGAGATTCCTACCAAGCTCGTCTGTACGTTCGCCACCGCATCCAGGAAGCAATGAGGGTGTCCGTGCTGCCCAACCAGAACTACTCCATCCCAGTCTACGCCTACATCCGTCCAGTCTACAAGGACAGTATCGATGACTACATGTCTGAG TACGACCTGGTGAACACGGTCGGGGAGGCGGCGGCCCTCGGAGCTGCCGGGGTCGTTTCCTGGGGAGACATGAACGTCACAGACTCAGAG GACTCCTGCTTCAACGCCAGACAACACCTGGATACGACCATGAACCCCTACATCCTTAacgtctccatggcaacccgACTGTGCAGTGAGGCTTTATGCCAAGCCAAGGGCCGTTGTGTGAGGAAGATTTGGGACAGAGATGATTACCTCCATCTTGACCCGCAGCGCTACCAGATCAAGAGGTACAGGAACGGTGAACTGGCTGTGAAGGGTGAAATGTCCCAGGAGGACGTTGACTGGTTTGCTGAGAAATTTGACTGTTTGTGCTACTCTGAGGACCCTTGCCAGTTCCCAGTTACCTTGAATACAATCCCGATGTTTAAGAACACACAGCCGAACCACAGTAACAACTCCCACCTCTCAAATGTTCTCTTACTAGCCATGATTGGGTTATCCATGTGTTTTGCAGCaatgtaa
- the LOC134020653 gene encoding hyaluronidase PH-20-like, with amino-acid sequence MDQNIKVRCSRQLIPTLTLYLLGCLIPALTLPTTEPPLMDGHPFVVIWNAPTNVCKQLEIPLDTSVFHAVTTPAAVPGQFLTLFYVDRLGLYPHVDPVTKQEYNGGIPQKGNLTANLMKASNDIAHFMPSDSIPGLAVIDWEDWRPMWERNWGSKDIYRQLSISYAKEKDPTLPQNQVTPTAKRQFKTAARNYMQETMMLGRNIRPSQLWGFYLFPDCYNYGWEKPGYTGTCPVNTQKLNDQLLWLWESSTALYPSIYLPLSLSDSPNAAYFVRNRIQEAVRVAALTQRPYTVPIYVYSRPLYRDQNKLFLSQEDLVRSVGESAALGASGTVMWGASADYHGKAECEALSAYLTSTLNPYIANVTAAAKLCSDVLCQGNGRCVRKNYDSTDYLHLNPDNFHILKLEEKYLAVGLPSSADLNLLADKFTCQCYTGHTCSDILSYPSKPIAIQV; translated from the exons ATGGACCAGAACATCAAGGTGAGGTGTTCCAGGCAGCTGATCCCCACCCTCACACTTTATCTTCTGGGCTGCCTTATTCCTGCCTTAACCTTGCCTACAACAGAACCTCCACTGATGGATGGCCACCCGTTTGTGGTCATATGGAATGCTCCTACCAATGTGTGCAAGCAGCTGGAGATCCCTCTGGACACCTCGGTTTTCCATGCAGTGACCACTCCGGCGGCCGTTCCTGGTCAGTTCCTCACCCTCTTCTATGTAGACCGGTTGGGCCTCTATCCCCACGTTGACCCAGTCACCAAACAAGAGTACAACGGCGGAATTCCTCAGAAGGGCAACTTGACAGCCAACCTGATGAAGGCCAGTAATGACATCGCCCACTTCATGCCCTCAGACTCCATCCCTGGCCTGGCCGTTATCGACTGGGAAGACTGGCGCCCGATGTGGGAGAGAAACTGGGGATCCAAGGATATCTACCGGCAGCTATCCATCTCTTACGCTAAAGAGAAAGACCCCACTTTGCCTCAAAACCAAGTCACCCCAACTGCCAAGAGGCAGTTCAAAACCGCTGCTAGGAACTACATGCAGGAAACCATGATGCTTGGGAGAAATATCCGGCCGAGCCAGCTGTGGGGCTTCTACCTGTTCCCCGATTGCTACAACTACGGCTGGGAGAAGCCGGGTTACACGGGAACATGTCCGGTAAACACCCAGAAACTCAACGATCAACTGCTGTGGTTGTGGGAATCCAGCACAGCCCTCTACCCTTCCATCTACCTGCCCCTGTCGCTGAGCGACAGCCCCAACGCGGCATACTTTGTGCGGAATCGCATTCAGGAGGCGGTGAGGGTGGCGGCACTGACCCAGCGCCCGTACACTGTGCCCATCTACGTGTACTCACGCCCGCTCTACCGCGACCAGAACAAACTGTTCCTCAGTCAG GAGGACTTGGTTAGAAGTGTAGGAGAAAGTGCAGCCCTTGGAGCCTCAGGAACAGTGATGTGGGGTGCCAGTGCAGACTACCATGGCAAG GCAGAATGTGAAGCTCTTTCTGCATACTTGACAAGCACCCTGAACCCCTACATCGCTAATGTGACTGCCGCCGCTAAGCTCTGCAGTGATGTCCTGTGCCAGGGCAATGGCCGTTGTGTCAGAAAGAACTACGATTCCACAGACTACCTTCACTTAAACCCTGACAACTTCCATATCCTGAAGTTGGAAGAGAAGTACCTGGCTGTTGGCTTGCCCTCCTCTGCAGACCTCAATCTCTTGGCCGATAAATTCACCTGCCAATGCTACACTGGTCACACCTGCTCAGACATATTATCTTATCCAAGCAAGCCAATAGCCATTCAGGTTTAG
- the hyal4 gene encoding hyaluronidase-4, producing MPAVPAGSAPNPHALPVTCALTCSWLLLLFHAAFGQKPAKLPLVGRKPFIAAWNAPLDMCTTKYNVTANLEHLFQISGSPRAVRTGQNVTIFYANRLGRYPYYTDHGQAINGGLPQNCSLDAHLIKAYQDISHFIPSQSFRGLAVIDWEHWRPQWNRNWHKKDVYRRKSRELTARAYVNVTASQVEELARERFERSARAFMLRTVQLGTRLRPDGLWGFYLYPDCHNYNLHEHNYTGSCPLQESRRNDELLWLWNSSTALFPSVAIRKSHTDSVRNLHFSQYRVLEAIRIASLTSLDYDLPTYVYLRLGYRDEAMAFLTTKDLIHTIGESAALGAAGFVIWGDLNLTSSRHNCTKVKSFLSHRLGQYITNVTRAAELCSNFLCQSNGRCIRRDPRAPHYLHLSADSYHIQPSGDGDFLVTGWHSQHELQLLAERFRCHCYEGHSGERCDSLNEVVVEEGGAAQEEEEETWRKEEEENKWTDEEEGNEIGGEEKERKLESSAPQTENAYGLMTLLLMLNFSILGLVVL from the exons ATGCCCGCGGTGCCAGCGGGCAGTGCCCCCAACCCCCACGCCCTCCCCGTGACCTGCGCCCTCACCTGctcctggctcctcctcctcttccacgccGCCTTCGGCCAGAAGCCCGCCAAGCTCCCGTTGGTGGGCCGCAAGCCCTTCATCGCCGCTTGGAACGCCCCGTTGGACATGTGCACGACCAAGTACAACGTCACCGCCAACCTCGAGCACCTCTTCCAGATCAGCGGGAGCCCGCGGGCTGTCCGCACCGGCCAGAACGTCACCATCTTCTACGCCAACCGGCTCGGCCGCTACCCGTACTACACCGACCACGGTCAGGCCATCAACGGAGGGCTGCCTCAGAACTGCAGCCTGGACGCCCACCTCATCAAGGCCTACCAGGACATCAGCCACTTCATCCCCTCTCAAAGCTTCCGGGGCCTGGCCGTCATCGACTGGGAGCACTGGCGGCCGCAGTGGAACCGCAACTGGCACAAGAAGGACGTCTACCGGCGGAAGTCCCGGGAGCTGACCGCCAGGGCGTACGTCAACGTGACGGCGTCGCAGGTCGAGGAGCTGGCGCGCGAGCGCTTCGAGAGGAGCGCCCGGGCGTTCATGCTGCGGACCGTGCAGCTGGGGACTCGCCTCCGCCCCGACGGCCTCTGGGGCTTCTACCTCTACCCCGACTGCCACAACTACAATCTGCACGAGCACAACTACACGGGCTcctgccccctgcaggagagCCGGCGCAACGACGAGCTGCTGTGGCTGTGGAACAGCAGCACGGCGCTGTTCCCCTCGGTGGCCATCAGGAAGAGTCACACGGACAGCGTCAGAAACCTGCACTTCTCCCAGTACCGGGTGCTGGAGGCTATCAGGATAGCGTCGCTCACCTCGCTGGACTACGACCTGCCCACGTACGTCTACCTGAGACTGGGCTACAGGGACGAGGCCATGGCCTTCCTCACCACG AAAGACTTGATCCACACCATTGGGGAGAGTGCTGCTTTAGGTGCTGCTGGATTTGTGATATGGGGAGACCTCAACCTCACCTCATCCAGA cacaaCTGCACCAAGGTGAAATCCTTCCTGAGCCATCGTCTGGGCCAGTACATCACCAACGTGACGCGCGCCGCAGAGCTCTGCAGCAACTTCCTGTGCCAGAGCAACGGGCGCTGCATCAGGAGGGACCCCCGCGCCCCCCACTACCTCCACCTGAGTGCCGACAGCTACCACATCCAGCCCTCCGGAGACGGAGACTTCCTGGTTACGGGCTGGCACTCGCAGCACGAGCTGCAGCTATTGGCCGAGAGGTTCCGCTGCCACTGCTACGAGGGCCACTCCGGGGAGAGGTGTGACAGTCTGAACGaagtggtggtggaggaagggggggcagcccaggaggaggaggaggagacgtggagaaaggaggaggaggagaacaaatggacagatgaggaggaaggaaatGAGATcgggggagaagagaaagagagaaaattgGAGAGCTCGGCTCCACAAACTGAGAATGCGTACGGACTGATGACGTTACTACTCATGTTGAACTTCTCTATTCTGGGATTAGTGGTattatga
- the hyal6 gene encoding hyaluronoglucosaminidase 6 encodes MALIGPGLLVVLALWVGLNVQAEHTKQARVPLIPHRPFVVVWNAPTESCRLRFKVDLDLSVFDIVANLNETLSGPNVTIFYHSHLGYYPYYSSTGIPINGGLPQNQSLSKHLSKSRADIDKLIPHKDFRGLGVIDWENWRPQWVRNWGSKDIYRNKSKEQIRKLHPSWPESKVEMEAKEAFESAGQGFMNATLLLAEGRRPDGLWGFYLFPDCYNYGYKQHPQRYTGECPNVEHVRNDHLMWLWRESTALYPSIYLDHELKSSANTVKFVHYRVKEAMRIASIARADFTLPVFVYSRPFYAYTFVVLSESDLVHTIGESAALGAAGVVLWGSSEYARTQRNCLAVKKYIDGPLGHYIINVTSAAKLCSKALCKKNGRCVRKSLESSAYLHLNPRFFRIRRNPGLRGPRFHVSGHLNNHDILDMKHKFTCQCYQGWTGVYCEMPQSPPLPPPPIQPMPHPRDNGLLGDILIILSLHFSCLCVIMFLGLCLIIKCLIL; translated from the exons ATGGCGCTGATTGGGCCCGGTCTTCTGGTGGTGTTGGCCTTGTGGGTCGGGCTGAATGTCCAGGCTGAGCACACCAAGCAGGCTCGTGTTCCTCTGATCCCCCATCGGCCGTTTGTGGTTGTTTGGAACGCCCCCACCGAATCCTGTCGGCTTCGCTTCAAGGTGGACTTGGACCTTAGCGTCTTCGACATTGTGGCGAACCTCAACGAAACCCTCAGTGGACCAAATGTCACCATCTTCTACCATAGCCACTTGGGGTACTATCCTTACTACTCCAGTACGGGGATCCCCATCAATGGAGGTCTGCCTCAGAACCAGAGTCTCTCCAAACATCTGAGCAAATCCAGGGCCGACATCGACAAGCTCATCCCACACAAGGACTTCCGGGGCCTGGGCGTCATCGACTGGGAGAACTGGAGGCCCCAATGGGTCCGTAACTGGGGTTCCAAAGACATCTACCGGAACAAATCCAAGGAGCAGATCCGGAAGTTGCACCCGAGCTGGCCGGAGAgcaaggtggagatggaggccaAAGAAGCCTTTGAAAGTGCGGGACAAGGCTTCATGAACGCCACCTTGCTTCTGGCCGAAGGCCGCCGTCCTGACGGCCTCTGGGGTTTCTACTTGTTTCCCGACTGCTACAACTACGGGTACAAGCAGCACCCGCAGCGATACACCGGAGAGTGTCCCAACGTGGAGCACGTCCGCAACGACCACCTGATGTGGCTGTGGAGGGAGAGCACGGCTCTGTACCCTTCCATCTACCTGGACCACGAGCTCAAGTCTTCGGCCAACACCGTCAAATTCGTCCACTACCGTGTTAAAGAGGCCATGAGGATCGCATCCATCGCTCGGGCCGACTTCACACTACCCGTGTTTGTGTACTCCAGACCGTTCTACGCCTACACCTTTGTGGTCCTCTCTGAG AGCGACCTGGTCCACACTATTGGGGAGAGTGCAGCTTTAGGAGCAGCAGGAGTGGTGCTTTGGGGCTCCTCAGAATATGCCAGAACTCAG AGAAACTGCCTGGCGGTAAAGAAGTACATCGACGGTCCCCTCGGCCACTACATCATCAACGTCACCTCCGCTGCCAAGCTGTGCAGCAAGGCTTTGTGCAAGAAGAACGGCAGGTGCGTCCGCAAGAGCCTGGAGTCGAGCGCCTACCTCCATCTCAACCCCCGGTTCTTCCGCATCCGCCGCAACCCGGGCCTGAGAGGCCCGCGCTTCCACGTCAGCGGCCACCTGAACAACCACGACATCCTGGACATGAAACACAAGTTCACCTGCCAGTGCTACCAAGGCTGGACGGGGGTCTACTGTGAAATGCCCCAGTctccgcctcttcctcctcctcctatccagCCCATGCCCCACCCCAGGGACAACGGTTTGCTCGGAGACATCCTGATTATCCTGTCCCTGCActtctcctgtctgtgtgtcatcaTGTTTCTGGGACTGTGTCTTATTATCAAGTGTTTGATATTGTAG